From one Lotus japonicus ecotype B-129 chromosome 3, LjGifu_v1.2 genomic stretch:
- the LOC130743805 gene encoding NAC domain-containing protein 83-like produces MTYEDQDGNVRLLPGYKFDPTDEVLVYFYLKKKAFAQPLPFQIIPYFDVFQTEPWGLPGGDGKIFNERKCFFYNTMGRDLENLDIRVAGSGEWRVIEKGKDVLIPRNNQVIGKRNTLNFWEVQEACTRRTKWVMHEFRLALIANPSKNKDAKKVKNARLSNEESSNSGRNARSATTIDFNVESDNFTSPLLVTHSLSNEYP; encoded by the exons ATGACTTATGAGGACCAAGACGGGAATGTTAGGTTGCTACCTGGGTACAAGTTTGATCCTACGGATGAGGTTCTTGTGTATTTCTACCTGAAGAAGAAGGCCTTTGCTCAACCTCTTCCTTTCCAAATCATCCCATATTTTGATGTGTTTCAAACTGAGCCTTGGGGTCTTCCAGGAGGAG ATGGAAAGATTTTCAATGAGCGCAAGTGCTTCTTCTACAATACCATGGGTCGTGACCTTGAAAACTTGGACATCAGAGTTGCTGGGAGTGGCGAGTGGAGAGTTATAGAAAAAGGCAAAGATGTTCTTATTCCTCGAAACAATCAGGTGATTGGGAAGAGGAACACCCTAAATTTCTGGGAAGTGCAAGAAGCATGTACAAGGAGGACTAAATGGGTGATGCACGAGTTCCGCCTTGCATTAATAGCTAACCCGTCTAAG AATAAAGATGCAAAGAAGGTGAAGAATGCAAGATTGTCTAATGAGGAGAGCTCCAACAGTGGTAGAAATGCTAGGAGTGCTACAACCATTGATTTCAACGTTGAGAGTGACAATTTCACAAGCCCACTCCTCGTGACTCATTCCTTAAGTAATGAGTACCCCTAA
- the LOC130748188 gene encoding peptidyl-prolyl cis-trans isomerase CYP71 isoform X1 — MEEHENGANAIDDEPLPGPAPAPRARPKRPLQFEHAYLDALPSANMYEKSYMHRDVVTHVAVSDADFFITGSADGHLKFWKKRPLGIEFAKHFRSHLGPIEDLAVSLDGLLCCTISNDRSVKVYDVVNFDMMVMIRLPYVPGAVTWVYNQGDVKARLAISDKNSSSVQIYDARAGSNDPIISKEIHMCPIKVMKYNPVYDTVISADTKGIIEYWSPTTLQFPEDEVNFKLKSDTNLFEIVKCKTSVSTIEVSPDGKQFSITSPDRRIRVFWFRTGKLRRVYDESLEVAQDLQRSDAPLYRLEAIDFGRRMAVEKELEKTESAPQPNAVFDESSNFLIYATLLGIKIVNMHTNTVARILGKVENNDRFLKIALYQGDRSSKKVRKIPTAAANANESKEPLTDPTLLCCAFKKHRIYLFSRREPEEPEDATKGRDVFNEKPPADELLAVSDIGKSVTTSLPENVILRTTMGDVHMKLYPEECPKTVENFTTHCRNGYYDNLIFHRVIRGFMIQTGDPLGDGTGGQSIWGREFEDEFHKSLRHDRPFTVSMANAGPNTNGSQFFITTVATPWLDNKHTVFGRVVKGMDVVLGIENVKVDKSTQKPYHDVKILNVTVPKS; from the exons ATGGAGGAGCACGAGAATGGCGCAAACGCAATCGACGATGAACCGTTGCCAGGTCCCGCTCCGGCACCACGCGCTCGACCCAAGCGACCGCTCCAGTTCGAGCACGCGTACCTCGACGCTTTACCCTCCGCTAACAT GTACGAGAAGAGTTATATGCATCGTGATGTGGTCACTCATGTCGCTGTTTCCGATGCTGATTTTTTCATTACTGGAAGTGCCGATG GGCATTTGAAGTTTTGGAAGAAAAGACCTCTTGGTATTGAGTTTGCCAAACACTTCAGATCTCATCTTGGTCCAATTGAAGATCTAGCT GTTAGCCTTGATGGTCTGCTGTGCTGTACAATATCAAATGACCGTTCTGTGAAAGTATATGACGTTGTCAACTTTGACATGATGGTCATGATTCGCTTGCCATATGTCCCTGGTGCTGTTACCTGGGTTTACAATCAAGGGGATGTCAAAGCTAGACTTGCTATTAGTGACAAGAACTCGTCTTCCGTGCAAATATATGATGCACGAGCTGGTTCAAATGATCCTATCATCTCCAAAGAG ATACACATGTGTCCTATTAAAGTTATGAAGTACAATCCTGTATATGATACTGTAATTTCAGCTGATACAAAAGGGATCATCGAATACTGGAGTCCTACTACACTTCAATTCCCAGAGGATGA GGTCAATTTCAAACTGAAAAGTGATACTAACCTCTTTGAAATCGTAAAATGCAAGACTTCCGTTTCGACTATTGAG GTCAGCCCAGATGGCAAACAATTTTCCATTACATCACCTGACCGTAGGATACGCGTGTTTTGGTTTAGGACGGGTAAACTAAGGCGGGTTTATGATGAATCCCTGGAG GTTGCTCAAGATCTCCAAAGAAGTGATGCTCCATTATACCGGTTGGAAGCCATTGACTTTGGCCGGAGGATGGCCGTTGAGAAGGAATTAGAGAAGACCGAAAGTGCACCACAGCCGAATGCAGTTTTTGATGAAAGTTCTAATTTTCTTATATATGCAACCTTGCTTGGGATtaaa ATTGTTAATATGCACACGAATACAGTTGCTCGAATCCTTGGAAAGGTGGAGAATAACGATAGGTTCTTAAAAATAGCTTTATACCAAGGTGATCGAAGTAGCAAAAAGGTAAGAAAGATTCCTACAGCAGCTGCAAATGCCAATGAGAGCAAGGAGCCTTTGACAGATCCTACTCTCCTATGTTGTGCTTTCAAAAAGCACAGGATATATCTATTCAG CCGAAGAGAACCGGAGGAGCCTGAAGATGCAACTAAGGGGAGAGATGTATTCAATGAAAAGCCTCCTGCTGATGAACTTTTGGCAGTTTCAGATATTGGAAAGTCAGTTACAACATCACTTCCTGAGAATGTG ATTCTACGCACCACTATGGGCGATGTTCACATGAAACTATACCCAGAGGAATGTCCAAAAACTGTGGAGAACTTCACAACTCACTGCCGAAATGGCTATTATGATAATCTTATCTTTCACAGGGTCATCAGAGGTTTCATGATTCAAACAGGAGATCCTTTGGGAGATGGTACTGGTGGGCAATCCATTTGGGGGAGGGAATTTGAGGATGAATTTCACaaaag TCTAAGGCATGATAGGCCTTTCACAGTGTCAATGGCGAATGCAGGCCCGAATACAAACGGTTCTCAGTTCTTTATCACCACAGTGGCTACTCCGTGGTTGGACAACAAGCACACTGTATTTGGTAGAGTTGTGAAGGGAATGGATGTTGTACTG GGTATAGAAAATGTGAAGGTCGACAAGTCAACACAGAAGCCATATCATGATGTTAAAATTCTAAATGTCACTGTACCAAAGTCTTGA
- the LOC130748188 gene encoding peptidyl-prolyl cis-trans isomerase CYP71 isoform X2: protein MQVSLDGLLCCTISNDRSVKVYDVVNFDMMVMIRLPYVPGAVTWVYNQGDVKARLAISDKNSSSVQIYDARAGSNDPIISKEIHMCPIKVMKYNPVYDTVISADTKGIIEYWSPTTLQFPEDEVNFKLKSDTNLFEIVKCKTSVSTIEVSPDGKQFSITSPDRRIRVFWFRTGKLRRVYDESLEVAQDLQRSDAPLYRLEAIDFGRRMAVEKELEKTESAPQPNAVFDESSNFLIYATLLGIKIVNMHTNTVARILGKVENNDRFLKIALYQGDRSSKKVRKIPTAAANANESKEPLTDPTLLCCAFKKHRIYLFSRREPEEPEDATKGRDVFNEKPPADELLAVSDIGKSVTTSLPENVILRTTMGDVHMKLYPEECPKTVENFTTHCRNGYYDNLIFHRVIRGFMIQTGDPLGDGTGGQSIWGREFEDEFHKSLRHDRPFTVSMANAGPNTNGSQFFITTVATPWLDNKHTVFGRVVKGMDVVLGIENVKVDKSTQKPYHDVKILNVTVPKS, encoded by the exons ATGCAGGTTAGCCTTGATGGTCTGCTGTGCTGTACAATATCAAATGACCGTTCTGTGAAAGTATATGACGTTGTCAACTTTGACATGATGGTCATGATTCGCTTGCCATATGTCCCTGGTGCTGTTACCTGGGTTTACAATCAAGGGGATGTCAAAGCTAGACTTGCTATTAGTGACAAGAACTCGTCTTCCGTGCAAATATATGATGCACGAGCTGGTTCAAATGATCCTATCATCTCCAAAGAG ATACACATGTGTCCTATTAAAGTTATGAAGTACAATCCTGTATATGATACTGTAATTTCAGCTGATACAAAAGGGATCATCGAATACTGGAGTCCTACTACACTTCAATTCCCAGAGGATGA GGTCAATTTCAAACTGAAAAGTGATACTAACCTCTTTGAAATCGTAAAATGCAAGACTTCCGTTTCGACTATTGAG GTCAGCCCAGATGGCAAACAATTTTCCATTACATCACCTGACCGTAGGATACGCGTGTTTTGGTTTAGGACGGGTAAACTAAGGCGGGTTTATGATGAATCCCTGGAG GTTGCTCAAGATCTCCAAAGAAGTGATGCTCCATTATACCGGTTGGAAGCCATTGACTTTGGCCGGAGGATGGCCGTTGAGAAGGAATTAGAGAAGACCGAAAGTGCACCACAGCCGAATGCAGTTTTTGATGAAAGTTCTAATTTTCTTATATATGCAACCTTGCTTGGGATtaaa ATTGTTAATATGCACACGAATACAGTTGCTCGAATCCTTGGAAAGGTGGAGAATAACGATAGGTTCTTAAAAATAGCTTTATACCAAGGTGATCGAAGTAGCAAAAAGGTAAGAAAGATTCCTACAGCAGCTGCAAATGCCAATGAGAGCAAGGAGCCTTTGACAGATCCTACTCTCCTATGTTGTGCTTTCAAAAAGCACAGGATATATCTATTCAG CCGAAGAGAACCGGAGGAGCCTGAAGATGCAACTAAGGGGAGAGATGTATTCAATGAAAAGCCTCCTGCTGATGAACTTTTGGCAGTTTCAGATATTGGAAAGTCAGTTACAACATCACTTCCTGAGAATGTG ATTCTACGCACCACTATGGGCGATGTTCACATGAAACTATACCCAGAGGAATGTCCAAAAACTGTGGAGAACTTCACAACTCACTGCCGAAATGGCTATTATGATAATCTTATCTTTCACAGGGTCATCAGAGGTTTCATGATTCAAACAGGAGATCCTTTGGGAGATGGTACTGGTGGGCAATCCATTTGGGGGAGGGAATTTGAGGATGAATTTCACaaaag TCTAAGGCATGATAGGCCTTTCACAGTGTCAATGGCGAATGCAGGCCCGAATACAAACGGTTCTCAGTTCTTTATCACCACAGTGGCTACTCCGTGGTTGGACAACAAGCACACTGTATTTGGTAGAGTTGTGAAGGGAATGGATGTTGTACTG GGTATAGAAAATGTGAAGGTCGACAAGTCAACACAGAAGCCATATCATGATGTTAAAATTCTAAATGTCACTGTACCAAAGTCTTGA
- the LOC130749750 gene encoding 60S acidic ribosomal protein P2B: MKVIAAYLLAVLGGNSSPSALDLKNILGSVGVDAEEDLIQLLLTEVKGKDFAEIIASGREKLSAVPSGGGAVAVAAAPAAEAGGAAPAEAKEEKKEEAKDESDDDLGFSLFD, translated from the exons ATGAAGGTCATCGCTGCTTATTTGCTTGCCGTTTTGGGAGGGAATTCATCCCCTTCAGCTCTTGATCTCAAGAACATTCTTGGCTCTG TTGGGGTTGATGCTGAGGAAGATTTGATTCAGTTGCTCCTAACCGAAGTCAAGGGAAAAGATTTTGCCGAGATAATTGCTAGTGGGAGAGAAAAGTTGTCTGCAGTGCCTTCTGGTGGTGGTGCTGTCGCCGTTGCGGCTGCACCTGCTGCGGAAGCTGGTGGTGCTGCACCTGCAGAAGcaaaggaggagaagaaggaggaagcaAAGGATGAGTCGGATGAT GATTTGGGTTTCAGTTTATTTGACTGA
- the LOC130748628 gene encoding flagellar radial spoke protein 5 isoform X1: protein MLLLLESYYRHLRGLEMSELLRHSLSKFTFTPNGTPTRRGTATRRYKHLRPCQCVATQDNRLIVVKNGNDSLDICRVVNGMWQTSGGWGRIDRNAASDAMLKYADAGLTTFDMADIYGPAEDLYGIFINRVRRERPPELLEQVRGLTKWVPPPVKMTSSYVRDSINVSRKRMDVDSLDMLQFHWWDYSNTGYIDALKHLTDLKNEGKIKTVALTNFDTERLQIILENEIPVVSNQVQHSIVDMRPQQRMAELCQLTGVKLITYGTVMGGLLSEKFLDTNINIPFAGPAINTPSLQKYKRMVDAWGGWGLFQGLLRTLKQVATKHGVSISTVAVKYVLDQSAVAGSMVGVRLGLSDHIRDTNAIFSLVLDEEDVNSIKEAAGKGKDLLKVIGDCGDEYRRA, encoded by the exons ATGCTGCTACTGCTAGAGAGCTATTATAGACACTTGAGGGGTTTAGAAATGTCGGAGTTACTGCGGCATTCATTGAGCAAATTCACTTTCACTCCAAACGGAACACCAACTAGGAGAGGAACTGCAACAAGAAGATACAAGCATCTGAGACCATGTCAGTGTGTGGCGACGCAGGATAACCGCCTCATTGTGGTTAAGAATGGCAATGATTCGTTGGATATATGTCGGGTTGTGAATGGGATGTGGCAGACGAGTGGTGGATGGGGCAGAATTGATAGGAATGCTGCTTCTGATGCTATGCTTAAATATGCTGATGCTGGACTCACCACTTTTGATATGGCTGATATAT ATGGCCCTGCTGAAGATCTGTATGGGATTTTCATCAATCGAGTTCGTCGTGAGCGTCCACCAGAGTTATTGGAACAGGTCAGAGG TCTCACTAAGTGGGTGCCACCCCCAGTTAAGATGACAAGTAGCTATGTAAGAGACAGCATTAATGTTTCAAGGAAGAGAATGGATGTGGATTCCTTGGACATGCTTCAGTTCCATTG GTGGGATTATTCAAATACAGGTTACATTGATGCACTTAAACACCTTACAGACTTAAAAAACGAAG GTAAAATCAAGACTGTGGCTCTAACAAACTTTGATACAGAGAGACTACAAATCATTCTTGAAAATGAGATTCCTGTTGTAAGCAATCAG GTACAACATTCAATTGTTGACATGCGTCCCCAACAGAGAATGGCAGAGCTTTGTCAGCTTACAGGAGTCAAACTTATAAC GTATGGGACAGTAATGGGTGGTCTATTGTCTGAAAAGTTCCTTGACACCAACATAAATATTCCTTTTGCTGGTCCCGCAATAAACACTCCTTCCCTCCAGAAGTACAAAAGG ATGGTAGATGCTTGGGGAGGATGGGGTTTGTTCCAGGGACTACTTCGGACTCTTAAACAAGTAGCTACTAAACATGGTGTTTCGATCTCAACTGTTGCTGTGAAGTATGTGCTAGATCAG TCTGCAGTAGCAGGATCTATGGTTGGTGTAAGACTGGGCTTGTCGGACCATATTCGAGACACGAATGCTATCTTTTCACTTGTTCTTGATGAAGAGGATGTGAACAGCATAAAAGAAGCTGCAGGGAAAGGAAAGGATCTGCTTAAAGTGATTGGTGACTGTGGAGATGAGTATAGGCGTGCATGA
- the LOC130748628 gene encoding flagellar radial spoke protein 5 isoform X2 yields MAAVVSHNHLFTRFNSSISTRRRVTGTTSIRCSDVKTSTENRQVTVSNGNDSLSICRVLNGMWQASGGWGRIDRDDAVEAMLRYADSGLTTFDMADHYGPAEDLYGIFINRVRRERPPELLEQVRGLTKWVPPPVKMTSSYVRDSINVSRKRMDVDSLDMLQFHWWDYSNTGYIDALKHLTDLKNEGKIKTVALTNFDTERLQIILENEIPVVSNQVQHSIVDMRPQQRMAELCQLTGVKLITYGTVMGGLLSEKFLDTNINIPFAGPAINTPSLQKYKRMVDAWGGWGLFQGLLRTLKQVATKHGVSISTVAVKYVLDQSAVAGSMVGVRLGLSDHIRDTNAIFSLVLDEEDVNSIKEAAGKGKDLLKVIGDCGDEYRRA; encoded by the exons ATGGCAGCAGTAGTGAGTCACAACCATCTATTCACGCGGTTCAACTCATCCATATCCACCAGGAGAAGAGTTACCGGCACGACCTCGATTCGGTGCTCCGATGTGAAGACAAGCACTGAGAATCGGCAGGTGACGGTGAGTAACGGCAACGATTCACTTTCTATCTGCCGTGTCCTGAACGGAATGTGGCAAGCTAGCGGCGGATGGGGCCGAATCGACCGAGACGACGCCGTTGAGGCCATGCTCCGGTACGCCGACTCCGGCCTAACCACCTTCGACATGGCCGATCACT ATGGCCCTGCTGAAGATCTGTATGGGATTTTCATCAATCGAGTTCGTCGTGAGCGTCCACCAGAGTTATTGGAACAGGTCAGAGG TCTCACTAAGTGGGTGCCACCCCCAGTTAAGATGACAAGTAGCTATGTAAGAGACAGCATTAATGTTTCAAGGAAGAGAATGGATGTGGATTCCTTGGACATGCTTCAGTTCCATTG GTGGGATTATTCAAATACAGGTTACATTGATGCACTTAAACACCTTACAGACTTAAAAAACGAAG GTAAAATCAAGACTGTGGCTCTAACAAACTTTGATACAGAGAGACTACAAATCATTCTTGAAAATGAGATTCCTGTTGTAAGCAATCAG GTACAACATTCAATTGTTGACATGCGTCCCCAACAGAGAATGGCAGAGCTTTGTCAGCTTACAGGAGTCAAACTTATAAC GTATGGGACAGTAATGGGTGGTCTATTGTCTGAAAAGTTCCTTGACACCAACATAAATATTCCTTTTGCTGGTCCCGCAATAAACACTCCTTCCCTCCAGAAGTACAAAAGG ATGGTAGATGCTTGGGGAGGATGGGGTTTGTTCCAGGGACTACTTCGGACTCTTAAACAAGTAGCTACTAAACATGGTGTTTCGATCTCAACTGTTGCTGTGAAGTATGTGCTAGATCAG TCTGCAGTAGCAGGATCTATGGTTGGTGTAAGACTGGGCTTGTCGGACCATATTCGAGACACGAATGCTATCTTTTCACTTGTTCTTGATGAAGAGGATGTGAACAGCATAAAAGAAGCTGCAGGGAAAGGAAAGGATCTGCTTAAAGTGATTGGTGACTGTGGAGATGAGTATAGGCGTGCATGA
- the LOC130748628 gene encoding flagellar radial spoke protein 5 isoform X3, producing the protein MGCGRRVVDGAELIGMLLLMLCLNMLMLDSPLLIWLIYMALLKICMGFSSIEFVVSVHQSYWNSLTKWVPPPVKMTSSYVRDSINVSRKRMDVDSLDMLQFHWWDYSNTGYIDALKHLTDLKNEGKIKTVALTNFDTERLQIILENEIPVVSNQVQHSIVDMRPQQRMAELCQLTGVKLITYGTVMGGLLSEKFLDTNINIPFAGPAINTPSLQKYKRMVDAWGGWGLFQGLLRTLKQVATKHGVSISTVAVKYVLDQSAVAGSMVGVRLGLSDHIRDTNAIFSLVLDEEDVNSIKEAAGKGKDLLKVIGDCGDEYRRA; encoded by the exons ATGGGATGTGGCAGACGAGTGGTGGATGGGGCAGAATTGATAGGAATGCTGCTTCTGATGCTATGCTTAAATATGCTGATGCTGGACTCACCACTTTTGATATGGCTGATATAT ATGGCCCTGCTGAAGATCTGTATGGGATTTTCATCAATCGAGTTCGTCGTGAGCGTCCACCAGAGTTATTGGAACAG TCTCACTAAGTGGGTGCCACCCCCAGTTAAGATGACAAGTAGCTATGTAAGAGACAGCATTAATGTTTCAAGGAAGAGAATGGATGTGGATTCCTTGGACATGCTTCAGTTCCATTG GTGGGATTATTCAAATACAGGTTACATTGATGCACTTAAACACCTTACAGACTTAAAAAACGAAG GTAAAATCAAGACTGTGGCTCTAACAAACTTTGATACAGAGAGACTACAAATCATTCTTGAAAATGAGATTCCTGTTGTAAGCAATCAG GTACAACATTCAATTGTTGACATGCGTCCCCAACAGAGAATGGCAGAGCTTTGTCAGCTTACAGGAGTCAAACTTATAAC GTATGGGACAGTAATGGGTGGTCTATTGTCTGAAAAGTTCCTTGACACCAACATAAATATTCCTTTTGCTGGTCCCGCAATAAACACTCCTTCCCTCCAGAAGTACAAAAGG ATGGTAGATGCTTGGGGAGGATGGGGTTTGTTCCAGGGACTACTTCGGACTCTTAAACAAGTAGCTACTAAACATGGTGTTTCGATCTCAACTGTTGCTGTGAAGTATGTGCTAGATCAG TCTGCAGTAGCAGGATCTATGGTTGGTGTAAGACTGGGCTTGTCGGACCATATTCGAGACACGAATGCTATCTTTTCACTTGTTCTTGATGAAGAGGATGTGAACAGCATAAAAGAAGCTGCAGGGAAAGGAAAGGATCTGCTTAAAGTGATTGGTGACTGTGGAGATGAGTATAGGCGTGCATGA
- the LOC130748128 gene encoding uncharacterized protein LOC130748128 — MSMRLRIRQGLLQGHLNRMFDEEVVNSQFSTILWCPRNNRDRARDHAVQLIESYLADVDVILSELARHVDNSQVDFSMLASLAREVHDKSTSIGTEHMRLASLDVITACDDRRKLRFDHTLPLLNSEFEYTRRQLSYFVRLERDVIRLEENSQPPN; from the exons ATGTCAATGCGGTTGCGGATTCGGCAAGGACTCTTGCAAGGACATCTGAATCGAATGTTTGATGAG GAGGTAGTTAATAGTCAGTTTAGTACAATCTTGTGGTGTCCAAGAAACAACAGGGATCGAGCTCGAGATCATGCTGTACAGCTGATAGAAAGTTATTTGGCTGATGTTGATGTGATCCTTTCTGAACTTGCTCGCCATGT TGATAATTCGCAAGTTGACTTCTCTATGTTGGCTTCCCTAGCTCGTGAAGTACATGATAAGAGCACAAG CATTGGCACAGAGCACATGAGGCTTGCAAGTTTGGATGTCATTACAGCTTGTGATGACAGGCGCAAATTAAG ATTTGATCACACCCTGCCCCTTCTGAACAGTGAGTTTGAATACACTAGGAGGCAGTTGAGCTACTTTGTTCGG CTGGAGAGGGATGTTATCAGACTTGAGGAGAATTCTCAACCACCGAACTAG
- the LOC130748125 gene encoding histidine-containing phosphotransfer protein 1-like isoform X4 codes for MFDEGVVNSQFNAILCPINNRDRARDHAVQLIETYLADVDMILSELSLHVDNSQVDLYMLATLAHEIQDKSTSIGAEHMTVACFDVIKACEERRKKRFSQTLTWLKHEFDNTKNKLSSLVQMEKRIVRLEESSQPPN; via the exons GGGGTAGTTAATAGTCAGTTTAATGCAATCTTGTGTCCGATAAACAACAGGGACCGAGCTCGAGATCATGCCGTGCAGCTAATAGAAACTTATTTGGCCGATGTTGATATGATCCTTTCTGAACTTTCTCTCCATGT TGATAATTCACAAGTTGACCTCTATATGTTGGCTACCCTAGCTCATGAAATACAGGATAAGAGCACCAG CATTGGTGCAGAGCATATGACTGTTGCATGTTTTGATGTCATTAAAGCTTGTGAGGAGCGGCGCAAAAAAAG ATTTTCTCAAACCCTGACCTGGCTTAAACATGAGTTTGATAACACCAAGAACAAGTTGAGCTCCCTTGTTCAG ATGGAGAAGAGGATCGTCAGACTTGAGGAGAGTTCACAACCACCTAACTAG
- the LOC130748125 gene encoding histidine-containing phosphotransfer protein 1-like isoform X3 produces MIHVADSTKWEKGVVNSQFNAILCPINNRDRARDHAVQLIETYLADVDMILSELSLHVDNSQVDLYMLATLAHEIQDKSTSIGAEHMTVACFDVIKACEERRKKRFSQTLTWLKHEFDNTKNKLSSLVQMEKRIVRLEESSQPPN; encoded by the exons GGGGTAGTTAATAGTCAGTTTAATGCAATCTTGTGTCCGATAAACAACAGGGACCGAGCTCGAGATCATGCCGTGCAGCTAATAGAAACTTATTTGGCCGATGTTGATATGATCCTTTCTGAACTTTCTCTCCATGT TGATAATTCACAAGTTGACCTCTATATGTTGGCTACCCTAGCTCATGAAATACAGGATAAGAGCACCAG CATTGGTGCAGAGCATATGACTGTTGCATGTTTTGATGTCATTAAAGCTTGTGAGGAGCGGCGCAAAAAAAG ATTTTCTCAAACCCTGACCTGGCTTAAACATGAGTTTGATAACACCAAGAACAAGTTGAGCTCCCTTGTTCAG ATGGAGAAGAGGATCGTCAGACTTGAGGAGAGTTCACAACCACCTAACTAG